One stretch of Musicola paradisiaca NCPPB 2511 DNA includes these proteins:
- the nadD gene encoding nicotinate-nucleotide adenylyltransferase, protein MIAYFGGTFDPIHYGHLRPVTALAQEIGLHQIVLLPNNVPPHREQPEASPAQRKRMAELAVQDNPLFRVDDRELHRTLPSYTIDTLEMLRAEKGWQVPLAFIIGQDSLLTLHRWHRWQDLLNCCHLLVCARPGYRQQMDTPELEHWLAYHLCADVSRLHQQSNGLIYLANTPLLPISATEIRQRRQQGIDCQDLLPTAVLNYIDTHRLYR, encoded by the coding sequence ATGATCGCCTATTTCGGCGGCACGTTTGATCCCATTCACTACGGGCATTTGCGCCCGGTAACGGCGCTCGCCCAGGAGATTGGGCTGCATCAAATCGTATTATTGCCGAACAATGTTCCGCCCCACCGGGAACAGCCGGAAGCCAGCCCGGCACAAAGAAAACGGATGGCCGAACTGGCCGTGCAAGATAATCCGTTGTTTCGGGTGGATGACCGCGAGCTACATCGCACCCTGCCGTCCTATACCATCGACACGCTGGAAATGCTGCGGGCAGAAAAAGGATGGCAGGTTCCACTGGCGTTTATTATCGGGCAAGACTCACTGCTCACACTCCACCGTTGGCATCGCTGGCAGGATCTGCTGAATTGCTGTCATTTACTGGTCTGTGCCCGGCCGGGCTATCGCCAGCAAATGGACACCCCCGAGTTGGAACACTGGCTGGCCTATCACCTCTGCGCTGATGTTTCCCGGCTGCACCAGCAGAGCAACGGGCTGATTTATCTGGCCAACACGCCGTTGTTGCCGATTTCGGCCACCGAAATCCGCCAGCGGCGCCAGCAGGGGATCGACTGCCAGGATCTGCTGCCCACAGCCGTACTGAATTATATTGACACACACCGTCTTTACCGATAG
- the holA gene encoding DNA polymerase III subunit delta yields the protein MIRLYPEQLAAQLREGLRGCYLLCGNEPLLLQESQDQIRAAAQQQEFLEHFSFVLDNATDWDAVFSTCQALSLFASRQTLLLNLPDAGPTAAMSEQLIKLAGLLHPDILLIIRGNKLSKAQENSAWFKTLAEQGVYVPCLSPEQEHLPRWVAQRAKTMKLELDDAAGQLICYCYEGNLLALVQALERLTLLYPDGKLTLPRVEQAVNDAAHFTPFHWVDALLAGKSKRAWHILHQLRLEDGEPVILLRTVQRELLLLLQLKRQMATVPLRTLFDRHKVWQNRRNLITQALQRLSLQQLQQAVTLLAQLEVTLKQNYGQPVWAELETLTMVLCGKALPDSLLEV from the coding sequence ATGATTCGTCTCTATCCTGAGCAACTTGCCGCGCAGCTCCGTGAGGGGTTGCGCGGTTGTTATTTGTTGTGCGGTAACGAACCGCTACTGTTGCAGGAAAGCCAGGATCAGATCCGGGCCGCCGCCCAACAGCAGGAGTTTCTGGAGCATTTCAGTTTTGTGTTGGATAACGCTACCGACTGGGATGCGGTCTTTTCCACCTGCCAGGCACTCAGCTTATTCGCGTCACGTCAGACGCTGTTGTTGAATCTCCCCGATGCAGGCCCGACAGCCGCTATGAGCGAGCAATTGATTAAGCTCGCCGGTCTGCTACACCCGGATATTCTGTTGATAATCCGAGGCAATAAGCTCTCCAAAGCCCAGGAAAATAGCGCCTGGTTCAAGACACTCGCCGAACAGGGCGTTTACGTCCCCTGCTTGTCTCCCGAGCAGGAACACCTCCCCCGCTGGGTCGCACAGCGAGCCAAAACCATGAAGCTGGAACTGGATGACGCGGCCGGTCAGCTCATCTGCTATTGCTACGAAGGCAACCTGCTGGCGTTGGTGCAGGCGCTGGAGCGGCTGACGCTGCTTTATCCGGATGGAAAACTGACACTGCCTCGCGTGGAACAGGCGGTAAACGATGCCGCCCACTTTACACCGTTCCACTGGGTCGACGCGCTGCTGGCAGGGAAAAGCAAACGCGCCTGGCACATTCTTCACCAACTGCGGTTAGAAGACGGCGAACCGGTTATTCTGCTGCGCACCGTGCAGCGCGAACTGTTGCTGCTGCTACAGTTGAAAAGACAGATGGCAACCGTGCCGCTGCGCACGCTGTTTGACCGACACAAGGTATGGCAGAACCGCCGGAACCTGATCACTCAAGCGTTACAGCGTCTGTCGCTCCAGCAATTACAGCAGGCAGTGACGTTGTTGGCACAGTTGGAAGTCACGCTGAAACAGAACTATGGTCAGCCGGTGTGGGCAGAACTGGAAACACTGACGATGGTGCTTTGCGGCAAAGCGCTGCCCGATAGCCTGCTAGAGGTGTAA
- the lptE gene encoding LPS assembly lipoprotein LptE has translation MRNPLLTLLLGLAVLITAGCGFHLRGTTQVPPQLQTLILDSGDPNGPITRAIREQLRLNNVTIVENSKRQDIPSLRYMGETLTRNAVSVFQDGKAAEYQFILELKMQVLMPGDDIYPINVTIFRTFFDNPLAALAKDSEQDIVIQEMRDQAAQQLVRKLSSIKGRQDAKLANKSTAAAPKAP, from the coding sequence GTGCGAAACCCTCTTTTGACGCTGTTACTGGGGCTGGCGGTGTTGATCACCGCCGGATGCGGTTTTCATCTGCGCGGCACCACCCAGGTGCCGCCGCAGTTGCAAACGCTGATTCTGGATAGCGGCGACCCGAACGGCCCGATAACACGGGCTATTCGTGAACAACTCCGCCTCAACAATGTCACCATTGTTGAAAACAGCAAACGGCAGGATATTCCGTCGCTACGCTATATGGGAGAAACACTCACTCGTAATGCGGTGTCCGTTTTCCAGGATGGCAAGGCGGCTGAATACCAGTTTATCCTTGAGTTGAAAATGCAGGTGCTAATGCCGGGAGATGACATTTACCCCATCAACGTCACGATTTTCCGCACCTTCTTTGACAACCCGCTGGCCGCGCTGGCTAAAGATTCAGAGCAGGATATCGTGATTCAGGAAATGCGCGATCAGGCTGCCCAACAGTTGGTTCGCAAACTCTCTTCCATCAAGGGAAGGCAGGATGCGAAACTCGCGAATAAATCGACGGCAGCCGCCCCCAAAGCACCATGA
- a CDS encoding amino acid ABC transporter ATP-binding protein, whose translation MIFLRNVSKWYGQFQVLTNCSTEVQKGEVVVVCGPSGSGKSTLIKTVNGLEPIQQGEIEVNGILVNDKRTNLAQLRSRVGMVFQHFELFPHLSIVDNLTLAQVKVLKREKDAAREKGLKLLARVGLSAHANKFPGQLSGGQQQRVAIARALCMDPVAMLFDEPTSALDPEMINEVLDVMVELAQEGMTMMVVTHEMGFARKVAHRVIFMDEGKIIEDTRKEEFFSNPQSDRAKDFLAKILH comes from the coding sequence ATGATTTTCCTGAGAAACGTTTCTAAATGGTATGGTCAATTTCAGGTACTGACTAACTGCTCCACCGAAGTGCAGAAAGGTGAAGTCGTGGTAGTCTGCGGACCGTCGGGCTCTGGAAAATCGACGTTGATCAAAACCGTGAACGGCCTGGAACCTATTCAGCAGGGAGAAATCGAGGTCAACGGCATCCTTGTCAACGACAAACGCACCAATCTGGCCCAATTACGATCCAGAGTCGGTATGGTGTTCCAGCATTTCGAGCTGTTTCCCCACCTCTCCATCGTCGATAACCTGACGCTGGCACAGGTCAAGGTGTTGAAACGTGAAAAAGACGCGGCACGGGAAAAAGGGCTTAAACTGCTTGCTCGCGTTGGATTATCAGCCCACGCCAACAAATTCCCCGGCCAGTTGTCCGGTGGCCAGCAACAGCGTGTAGCGATTGCCCGTGCACTCTGTATGGATCCGGTTGCGATGTTATTCGACGAACCAACCTCCGCGCTCGACCCGGAAATGATCAACGAAGTGCTGGACGTGATGGTCGAGCTGGCGCAGGAGGGGATGACCATGATGGTCGTCACCCACGAAATGGGATTTGCCCGCAAGGTAGCACACCGCGTCATCTTTATGGATGAAGGGAAAATCATTGAAGACACCCGCAAAGAAGAGTTCTTCAGCAATCCTCAGTCCGATCGCGCTAAGGATTTTCTCGCCAAGATCCTGCACTGA
- a CDS encoding zinc ribbon-containing protein: protein MSKVARYYQELMSTVTEWLRRGEHDMDTLVRNARQTLHESNALTQKEIEQVMQAVQRDLEEFARSYEENREEFSGSVFMRVIRESLWQELADITDKTQLEWREMFKDVTHHGVYHSGEVVGLGNLVCEQCHHHLTFYTPEILPRCPKCGHDQFQRKPFGP from the coding sequence ATGAGCAAAGTCGCACGTTATTATCAGGAACTGATGTCGACCGTTACCGAGTGGTTGCGTCGTGGCGAACACGATATGGATACGCTGGTGCGCAATGCCCGTCAGACATTGCATGAGAGCAACGCGCTGACGCAAAAGGAAATCGAACAGGTGATGCAGGCGGTGCAACGGGATTTGGAGGAGTTCGCCCGCAGCTATGAGGAGAATCGCGAGGAGTTTTCCGGCAGTGTGTTCATGCGTGTGATTCGTGAAAGTCTGTGGCAGGAGCTGGCGGATATTACGGATAAGACCCAGCTTGAGTGGCGCGAAATGTTCAAGGATGTCACTCACCACGGCGTATACCATAGTGGGGAAGTTGTGGGGTTGGGCAATCTGGTGTGCGAACAGTGCCACCATCATTTGACGTTCTATACGCCGGAGATTTTGCCGCGTTGTCCGAAATGCGGTCATGATCAGTTCCAGCGTAAGCCATTTGGGCCCTGA
- the leuS gene encoding leucine--tRNA ligase, with protein MQEQYRPEDIEAHVQLHWQEKQTFKVTEEPGKEKYYCLSMLPYPSGRLHMGHVRNYTIGDVISRYQRMLGKNVLQPIGWDAFGLPAEGAAVKNNTAPAPWTYANIEYMKNQLKVLGFGYDWDREVTTCRPEYYRWEQWFFTKLYEKGLVYKKTSAVNWCPNDQTVLANEQVIDGCCWRCDTKVERKEIPQWFVKITAYAEELLNDLDTLESWPEQVKTMQRNWIGRSEGVEITFDVTDSTDTLTVYTTRPDTFIGATYVAVAAAHPLALGAAANNPALSAFVDECRNTKVAEADMATMEKKGIATGLFVVHPLTGEKLPVWAANFVLMDYGTGAVMAVPGHDQRDWEFATKYNLPIKPVILNADGSEPDLSAQAMTEKGQLFNSGEFSGLDHAAGFNAIADKLVSLGVGARKVNYRLRDWGVSRQRYWGAPIPMVTLEDGTVMPTPEDQLPVILPEDVTMDGITSPIKADPQWAKTTVNGQPALRETDTFDTFMESSWYYARYTCPQYDQGMLDPAAANYWLPVDQYVGGIEHAIMHLMYFRFFHKLMRDAGLVNSNEPAKRLLCQGMVLADAFFYTGDNGERIWVSPVDVTVERDDKGRIVKAFDQEGRELVYAGMSKMSKSKNNGIDPQVMVEKYGADTVRLFMMFASPAEMTLEWQESGVEGANRFLKRVWKQVYDHTAKGSTQPLNIAELTDDQKALRRDLHKTIAKVTDDIGRRQTFNTAIAAIMELMNKLAKAPQGAEQDRALTQETLLAVVRMLYPFTPHVSFTLWHELQGEGDIDRAPWPVADEQAMVEDSRLVVVQVNGKVRGKITVAADATEQQVRDRAAQEPLVAKYLDGVTVRKVIFVPGKLLNLVVG; from the coding sequence ATGCAAGAGCAATACCGTCCAGAAGATATCGAAGCGCACGTCCAGCTTCACTGGCAAGAAAAACAAACTTTTAAAGTGACCGAAGAACCCGGCAAGGAAAAATACTATTGCCTTTCCATGCTGCCTTATCCTTCTGGCCGCCTTCACATGGGACACGTCCGCAACTACACCATCGGCGACGTGATCTCCCGCTATCAGCGCATGTTGGGCAAAAACGTACTTCAACCCATCGGCTGGGATGCTTTCGGCCTACCGGCCGAAGGCGCTGCGGTGAAAAACAATACGGCGCCGGCTCCCTGGACCTATGCCAACATCGAATACATGAAAAACCAGTTGAAAGTGCTGGGTTTCGGCTATGACTGGGATCGCGAAGTCACCACCTGTCGCCCGGAATACTATCGCTGGGAACAGTGGTTCTTTACCAAGCTGTATGAAAAAGGTCTGGTCTACAAAAAAACCTCGGCGGTGAACTGGTGCCCGAACGATCAGACCGTGCTAGCCAACGAACAGGTTATCGACGGCTGCTGTTGGCGTTGCGACACCAAGGTCGAGCGCAAAGAGATTCCGCAGTGGTTCGTTAAAATTACCGCTTATGCGGAAGAACTGCTTAACGATCTGGATACGCTGGAAAGCTGGCCGGAACAAGTTAAGACCATGCAGCGCAACTGGATTGGGCGTTCTGAAGGCGTAGAAATCACGTTTGATGTTACAGACAGCACCGACACGTTGACTGTGTATACCACTCGTCCGGATACCTTTATCGGCGCCACCTATGTTGCCGTCGCCGCTGCGCATCCGCTGGCATTGGGCGCTGCCGCCAATAATCCCGCATTGAGTGCGTTTGTCGATGAGTGCCGTAACACCAAGGTTGCCGAAGCTGACATGGCCACCATGGAGAAAAAAGGCATCGCGACGGGCCTGTTTGTGGTGCATCCACTGACAGGTGAAAAACTCCCGGTATGGGCAGCCAACTTCGTCCTGATGGATTACGGCACCGGTGCCGTAATGGCTGTTCCAGGCCACGACCAACGCGACTGGGAATTCGCCACTAAATACAATTTGCCGATCAAACCGGTCATTCTGAACGCCGATGGCAGTGAGCCGGATCTTTCCGCTCAGGCCATGACGGAGAAAGGGCAACTGTTCAACTCCGGCGAATTCAGTGGGTTGGATCACGCAGCAGGCTTCAACGCGATTGCCGATAAGCTGGTATCACTCGGGGTTGGTGCGCGTAAAGTGAACTACCGCCTGCGCGACTGGGGCGTATCCCGTCAACGTTATTGGGGCGCGCCGATCCCGATGGTAACGCTGGAAGACGGCACCGTTATGCCGACGCCGGAAGACCAACTGCCGGTCATTCTGCCGGAAGACGTGACGATGGATGGCATCACCAGCCCAATCAAAGCCGATCCGCAATGGGCGAAAACCACCGTGAACGGCCAACCGGCGCTGCGCGAAACCGATACCTTCGATACGTTTATGGAGTCGTCCTGGTACTACGCCCGCTACACCTGCCCACAGTACGATCAGGGCATGCTGGATCCCGCCGCCGCCAATTACTGGTTGCCGGTCGATCAGTATGTAGGCGGTATCGAACACGCGATTATGCACCTGATGTACTTCCGCTTTTTCCACAAGCTGATGCGCGATGCAGGTCTGGTCAACTCCAATGAACCGGCTAAACGCCTGCTCTGTCAGGGAATGGTTCTAGCGGATGCTTTCTTCTATACGGGAGACAACGGCGAACGTATTTGGGTATCGCCGGTCGACGTTACCGTGGAACGGGACGACAAGGGCCGTATCGTCAAGGCGTTTGATCAGGAAGGCCGTGAGCTGGTTTATGCCGGCATGAGCAAAATGTCGAAATCGAAAAACAACGGTATCGACCCACAAGTCATGGTGGAAAAATACGGCGCGGATACCGTTCGTCTGTTCATGATGTTTGCTTCTCCGGCGGAAATGACGCTGGAATGGCAAGAATCCGGCGTCGAAGGCGCCAACCGTTTCCTGAAGCGTGTCTGGAAGCAGGTTTACGATCATACCGCCAAGGGTTCGACCCAGCCGCTGAATATCGCTGAACTGACTGACGATCAGAAGGCGTTGCGCCGCGATCTGCACAAAACCATCGCCAAAGTGACTGACGATATCGGGCGTCGCCAGACGTTCAACACCGCTATCGCCGCCATCATGGAGTTGATGAACAAACTGGCCAAAGCGCCACAGGGCGCCGAACAGGATCGCGCTCTGACGCAGGAAACCCTGCTGGCTGTCGTTCGTATGCTTTACCCCTTCACGCCGCACGTCAGCTTCACACTGTGGCATGAATTGCAGGGAGAAGGCGACATCGATCGCGCGCCCTGGCCGGTGGCGGACGAACAGGCGATGGTCGAAGACTCGCGTCTGGTGGTCGTGCAGGTTAACGGTAAAGTCCGCGGCAAAATTACCGTGGCGGCGGATGCTACCGAACAACAGGTGCGCGACCGTGCGGCGCAGGAACCGCTGGTTGCCAAATATCTGGACGGCGTCACCGTGCGCAAAGTGATCTTCGTTCCGGGCAAACTGCTTAACCTGGTTGTGGGTTAA
- a CDS encoding glutamate/aspartate ABC transporter substrate-binding protein, producing the protein MQLRQLALSLLLAGIATTVVHAEEKPIPTLQKVKDSGVIVIGHRESSVPFSYYDNQQKVVGYSQDYSDKIVEAVKKAVNAPNLQVKLIPITSQNRIPLLQNGTFDLECGSTTNNLERQQQAAFSNTIFVIGTRLLTKKGSDIKDFSDLNGKAVVVTSGTTSEILLNKMNEEKKMNLRIISAKDHGDSFRTLESGRAVAFMMDDALLAGERAKAKNPDEWVIVGTPQSHEAYGCMLRKNDPEFKKLVDDTIAQAQTSGEAVKWYEHWFTQPIPPKNLNLNYVLSDDMKALFKAPNDKAL; encoded by the coding sequence ATGCAATTGCGTCAACTGGCACTGTCACTGCTGCTGGCAGGCATAGCAACCACTGTGGTTCATGCAGAAGAAAAACCGATCCCCACGTTGCAGAAAGTCAAAGATAGCGGCGTTATCGTTATCGGCCATCGCGAATCTTCCGTGCCATTCTCCTACTACGATAATCAGCAGAAGGTTGTCGGCTATTCACAGGATTATTCCGACAAGATTGTTGAAGCCGTCAAGAAGGCCGTCAACGCCCCCAATCTGCAGGTAAAACTGATCCCCATTACCTCGCAGAACCGGATTCCGCTGTTGCAGAACGGTACCTTTGATCTGGAATGTGGTTCAACCACCAACAACCTGGAGCGTCAGCAGCAGGCTGCCTTCTCCAATACCATCTTCGTCATCGGCACTCGTCTGTTGACCAAAAAAGGCTCTGACATCAAAGATTTCAGCGATCTAAACGGTAAGGCCGTAGTGGTCACATCCGGCACAACGTCGGAAATCTTGCTGAACAAGATGAATGAAGAGAAGAAAATGAATCTGCGCATCATCAGCGCCAAAGACCATGGCGATTCATTCCGCACGCTGGAAAGCGGTCGCGCCGTCGCCTTTATGATGGATGACGCGCTGCTGGCTGGCGAACGCGCCAAGGCCAAAAACCCGGATGAATGGGTGATTGTCGGCACACCGCAGTCACACGAAGCCTACGGTTGCATGCTGCGCAAGAACGATCCTGAGTTCAAGAAACTGGTGGACGACACCATCGCCCAGGCGCAAACCTCCGGCGAAGCGGTGAAATGGTATGAGCACTGGTTCACCCAGCCCATTCCTCCTAAAAATCTCAACCTGAACTATGTACTGTCCGACGACATGAAAGCACTGTTCAAAGCACCTAACGATAAGGCGCTGTAA
- a CDS encoding amino acid ABC transporter permease: MSIDWNWGIFLQSAPFGNTTYLGWLISGLQVTVALSICAWIIAFLLGSLLGIMRTVPHRLIAGIGTCYVELFRNVPLIVQFFSWYLVVPELLPTKLGMWFKAELDPNIQFFVSSMLCLGMFTAARVCEQVRAGIQSLPRGQRAAGLALGLTLPQTYRHVLLPNAYRVVIPPLTSEMLNLVKNSAIASTIGLMDMAAQAGKLLDYSAHAYESFSAITLAYIGVNAIIMLIMQIVERKTRLPGNLGSK; the protein is encoded by the coding sequence ATGTCAATAGATTGGAACTGGGGGATCTTCCTGCAATCCGCCCCTTTCGGAAACACGACCTACCTGGGATGGCTGATTTCCGGCCTGCAGGTCACTGTCGCCCTTTCCATATGCGCCTGGATCATCGCATTTCTGCTGGGTTCGCTGCTGGGCATCATGCGTACCGTGCCGCATCGGTTGATCGCCGGTATCGGCACCTGTTACGTCGAACTGTTTCGCAACGTGCCGCTGATTGTTCAATTCTTTAGTTGGTATTTGGTGGTGCCCGAATTGCTGCCAACCAAACTGGGAATGTGGTTCAAAGCTGAACTGGATCCCAATATCCAGTTCTTCGTTTCTTCCATGCTGTGCCTTGGTATGTTCACCGCAGCCCGCGTCTGCGAACAGGTACGAGCCGGTATCCAGTCGCTGCCGCGTGGCCAGAGAGCAGCCGGACTCGCCCTGGGGCTGACGCTGCCGCAAACCTATCGTCATGTACTGCTGCCTAATGCATATCGCGTCGTTATTCCTCCACTCACATCCGAGATGCTCAATCTGGTTAAAAACTCTGCGATCGCATCAACTATTGGGTTGATGGATATGGCGGCACAGGCAGGCAAGCTACTGGATTATTCTGCACACGCCTATGAGTCCTTCTCGGCAATCACGCTGGCCTATATCGGCGTCAACGCCATCATCATGCTGATCATGCAGATAGTGGAACGGAAAACCCGCCTGCCGGGTAATCTGGGGAGTAAATAA
- the gltK gene encoding glutamate/aspartate ABC transporter permease GltK, whose product MYQFDWSSIPPSLPYLMQGMGVTLKITLTAVVIGIVWGTVLAVMRLSPVKPVSWFARIYVNLFRSIPLVMVLLWFYLIVPSFLQNVLGLSPKTDIRLVSAMVAFSLFEAAYYSEIIRAGIQSISRGQASAALALGMTHWQSMQLVILPQAFRAMIPLLLTQGIVLFQDTSLVYVLSLADFFRTASTIGERDGTQVEMILFAGAVYFVISISASMLVNYLKRRTV is encoded by the coding sequence ATGTATCAATTCGACTGGAGTTCCATTCCGCCCAGTCTGCCTTATCTGATGCAAGGCATGGGCGTCACGCTCAAAATCACGCTGACCGCCGTGGTCATTGGGATTGTCTGGGGCACTGTACTGGCCGTTATGCGCTTGTCACCGGTAAAACCGGTCAGTTGGTTTGCCAGGATTTATGTCAATTTATTCCGTTCTATCCCATTGGTGATGGTGCTGCTGTGGTTTTATCTTATCGTTCCAAGCTTCTTACAAAACGTGCTTGGGCTTTCCCCGAAAACAGATATCCGCCTGGTATCGGCTATGGTAGCCTTCTCGCTGTTTGAGGCAGCCTATTATTCTGAAATTATCCGCGCCGGCATTCAGAGTATCTCCCGAGGTCAGGCGTCCGCCGCGCTCGCGCTGGGCATGACTCATTGGCAATCGATGCAACTGGTCATCCTGCCTCAAGCATTCCGCGCGATGATCCCGCTATTATTAACGCAGGGTATTGTGCTGTTTCAGGATACTTCGCTGGTGTATGTGCTCAGTCTGGCTGACTTCTTCCGGACGGCATCGACGATTGGTGAACGCGACGGCACGCAGGTAGAAATGATCCTGTTTGCCGGTGCGGTTTATTTCGTTATCAGCATCTCTGCCTCTATGCTGGTTAATTATTTAAAAAGAAGGACGGTTTGA